The segment GGCGCCTTCCTCTACTTTATAGACTCCAAGTCCAAAAAGAGGCATTTCCACCCCGTTATGAAGCTTGGCCGTATCTTTAATTGAAAGCATTCATTTTTCCTCCTTCTCATGTTCTTTATCTAAAGTTTACATTTTGCATGCACAACTTGCACATTATAACAGTAAAACTTTACTCAGCCGGTTTTATTGTAAAAAACAAGGATATATAAAGAAGGAAATTAACGTTTTTTTACACCCCGGTTTTCTCTATAATAAATTGAAATAAAAATTGGTATTCCCACGGGAACAGGGTGGTTGATTCTACATGCCTGAGCTCCTATCAACCAGCTTATTAAAATAAAATAGCCAAATTATTAAGTTCAACCTATATAGTCCAATTTTTATGTTAAGTTTTTGTAAATTTGGTGCAAACGTCTTTTCTTTTTCGACAAATTTCCTTTACAATAGTTTAGCTTGAGTCTTTTGAAATAGGATTAAAAAACGGGGGTTATCCGAAATGGCTTTTAAAAAGAATGACAAGTTCTCTTTGCTTCTTGGGGAAATTGCTTCAAACCTTAAGGAAAGCGTAAATTACTTTACAGATTATAAGCTAAGAAATGTAAGCGACCTAAAGACTTTTTCCGAAAACATGAAGGAGTTCGAAACAAAAGGCGATACTTATGTCCACACGGTAATCAAAGAGTTGAATGATGCCTTCATCACTCCGATTGAACGCGAAGATATCCTTCACCTTTCAAATAGTATGGACGATGTCCTGGACGGACTTGAGCATTGCGCCGCCCTTTTTGAAATGTATTCCATGACTGATGCGGATGACTTTATGCTGCAGTTCACTTCAGCCATCCAGAGCAGCGTTCTTGAGATTGAAAAGGCGGTTACCCTTCTTGCAACGAAAAAATTGCTGCAAATTCGCGAACACGCCATTTCAATTAAAGACTATGAATCAAAATGTGATGGTATTTTAAGACAATCGATAAAACACCTATTTTCGGTTGAAAAAGATCCGATCCGAATCATTCAATATAAAGAAATTTATGAAACACTTGAAGACATTGCCGACAGCTGCCAGGGGGTAGCCAACACACTTGAAAC is part of the Bacillus sp. B-jedd genome and harbors:
- a CDS encoding DUF47 domain-containing protein, with product MAFKKNDKFSLLLGEIASNLKESVNYFTDYKLRNVSDLKTFSENMKEFETKGDTYVHTVIKELNDAFITPIEREDILHLSNSMDDVLDGLEHCAALFEMYSMTDADDFMLQFTSAIQSSVLEIEKAVTLLATKKLLQIREHAISIKDYESKCDGILRQSIKHLFSVEKDPIRIIQYKEIYETLEDIADSCQGVANTLETIIMKNA